The Haloarcula sp. CBA1127 genomic interval TACATGATTCCGCTTGCAGAACCGACATTTGGGGACGCGGAGCGTTCCCGAGTGGTTGACGCACTCGAACGCGGGTGGATTTCCCCGAAGGGCGAGTACGTCACGGAGTTCGAAGATGTATTCGGGGATTGGGTCGGGACCGAACACGCTTTCGCTACCTCGACCGGAACCGCTGCACTCCACCTTTCACTCCTGGCTGCCGGGATCGGCGAGGGAGACGAGGTAATCGTCCCGGACCTGACGTGGATCGCCTGTGCGAACGTGGTGTCCTACGTCGGTGCAACGCCGGTGTTCGCGGATGTCGACCCGGACACATACACACTTGACCCCGCTAGCGTCCGTGAGCGTCTCACCGAAGACACCAAGGCGGTGATGCCGGTCCATCTCTACGGACAGCCCTGCGAGATGACGCCGATTCAACGGCTCGCAGACGAGCATGACCTCTTGGTCCTCGAGGACGCTGCCGAGGCACACGGCGCGACGTATCGTGGTCGACGTGTGGGGAGCGTCGGCGACGTCGGCTGTTTCAGCTTTTACGGGAATAAGATCCTCACCACCGGTCAGGGTGGGATGATAACGACGGACGACGACGAACTTGCAGAGCGAATACGCCTGCTCCGGCGGGACGGTATGTCGAGAGACAAGAAATACTACCACTTGGAGATCGGGTACAACTATCGACTGACGAACATACAGGCCGCGATCGGCGTTGGGCAGGTTGAGCGTGCCGACGCGATCCTTGAGAACAAACGCCGCGTTGCCGAGACATATCGCCGCGAGTTGACGACGCAGGACGTTCGCTTCCAGGCGACACCCGACTGGGGAGAGTCAGCCCACTGGATGGTCTCCCCGGTGTTTCGAACGACCGGACAGTTCGAGCGGGTGCGGAACGCACTCGCTGCTGCCGACGTAGAGACGCGGCCATTTTTCTACCCACTTCACGAGCAACCGCCCTACGCCGGGAGTGGAAGCGATTGCCCCGTGACGGAACGACTCCACGAGCGTGGGATGAATCTGCCGTCCGCTCCGAATCTTAATGATCAGATTATAATCGAGATATGTGACGTTATCCGCGATGCCCTCTGATCTCGGCATCGAGGCGAGAAGGTTATAATCCCCGAAAAAAACTACCCTGTATGGTTACCGAACTCCAGAACGAGCGGGTGCTGGTTACTGGGGGCGCCGGCTTCATTGGTTCCGCTCTCGTCAAGCGACTGCTCGAGAACGACAACCACGTCACCGTCTTGGACAACTTCGTGACGGGCGCTCTAGATAACTTACAAAATATCGTCAACCGAATCGAAGGAGAACGAGCCGACTTGGCGGACCACATCGACCTCGTCAGTGGCGACATCCTGCGGTCGGATCTGGCCGATTTGCTGGAGTCGAACGAGATCGACTACGTGTTCCACCTCGCTGCAGA includes:
- a CDS encoding DegT/DnrJ/EryC1/StrS aminotransferase family protein — translated: MIPLAEPTFGDAERSRVVDALERGWISPKGEYVTEFEDVFGDWVGTEHAFATSTGTAALHLSLLAAGIGEGDEVIVPDLTWIACANVVSYVGATPVFADVDPDTYTLDPASVRERLTEDTKAVMPVHLYGQPCEMTPIQRLADEHDLLVLEDAAEAHGATYRGRRVGSVGDVGCFSFYGNKILTTGQGGMITTDDDELAERIRLLRRDGMSRDKKYYHLEIGYNYRLTNIQAAIGVGQVERADAILENKRRVAETYRRELTTQDVRFQATPDWGESAHWMVSPVFRTTGQFERVRNALAAADVETRPFFYPLHEQPPYAGSGSDCPVTERLHERGMNLPSAPNLNDQIIIEICDVIRDAL